A single genomic interval of Robbsia betulipollinis harbors:
- a CDS encoding hybrid sensor histidine kinase/response regulator, with translation MTQRLRVLLVEDSPLDAELTLARLDAAGFVYDVTTVDNAADFSAQLAQTEFDIVLADFVLPSFSGSEALALARAFSSELPFVVVSGVLGEEHAVDMLKQGATDYVLKQRLQRLPPVVRRALTERDERRHRIQAERQLRETETQFGMVIDALRDYAVMTLDVDGRVRTWNAASQGILGYAAHEVLGRSADFLLSADDRAQGVFAHELSQAQRAGSCGDDRWLVCQDGRTFFGSGVTTAMRDEQGALTGFSKIIRDTTEARVAADALRLAKEQAETANRAKDHFLAVLSHELRTPLTPILAAVRLIQLKTRLPQDLQHTLEVIRRNVELEARLIDDLLDLTSIARGKLSLNFAQVNLATLLDSAVDMSSVDIDAKRLHIDTRLRARDTTVMGDAARLQQILWNIVKNAVKFTPSDGAIRIEMHNPDPVHIAVSVTDTGIGIDAAALSRIFSAFEQADASIGPAFGGLGLGLAIAHTLALKHDGTIEATSAGRGRGACFTLTLPLVEAAPLTGDAPAASVVDPAASRALNVLLVEDNVHTSMAMAQLLEVFGHRVAVAASVGAARVLTDADRYDVLISDIGLPDGSGLDVVRYWNGVQDGAPSIAITGYGMEEDIRRSRDAGFANHITKPVNFDRLEALLDVIAQSPAAREKRVPPTE, from the coding sequence GTGACGCAACGGCTGAGGGTCTTGCTCGTCGAGGACAGTCCGCTCGACGCGGAACTGACGCTCGCGCGTCTGGACGCCGCGGGTTTCGTCTACGATGTCACGACCGTCGACAATGCCGCCGATTTCTCCGCGCAGCTGGCGCAGACCGAATTCGATATCGTGCTCGCGGATTTCGTGCTGCCGTCGTTCTCGGGCAGCGAGGCGCTGGCGCTCGCCCGCGCGTTTTCCTCGGAACTGCCTTTCGTGGTCGTCTCCGGCGTGCTGGGCGAGGAGCATGCGGTCGACATGCTCAAGCAGGGCGCGACCGACTACGTTCTCAAACAGCGCTTGCAGCGCCTGCCGCCGGTGGTGCGCCGTGCGCTGACCGAACGCGACGAACGCCGTCACCGCATCCAGGCGGAACGGCAGCTGCGCGAGACTGAAACGCAGTTCGGGATGGTGATCGATGCACTGCGGGACTATGCGGTGATGACGCTGGACGTCGACGGTCGGGTACGCACCTGGAACGCCGCGTCGCAGGGCATTCTCGGCTATGCGGCGCACGAGGTGCTCGGCCGCAGCGCGGACTTCCTGTTGTCCGCGGACGATCGCGCGCAAGGGGTCTTCGCGCACGAGCTGTCGCAGGCGCAACGCGCCGGCAGCTGCGGCGACGACCGCTGGCTGGTGTGCCAGGACGGACGGACCTTTTTCGGCTCCGGGGTCACCACGGCGATGCGCGACGAACAGGGCGCGCTGACCGGTTTCTCGAAAATCATCCGCGACACCACCGAGGCGCGCGTCGCCGCGGACGCGCTGCGTCTGGCGAAGGAGCAGGCCGAGACGGCGAACCGCGCGAAGGACCATTTTCTCGCCGTGCTGTCGCATGAGCTGCGTACCCCCCTCACGCCCATTCTCGCCGCGGTCCGGCTCATCCAGCTCAAGACACGCCTGCCGCAGGATTTGCAGCACACGCTGGAGGTGATCCGCCGCAATGTGGAACTCGAGGCCCGACTGATCGATGACCTGCTCGACCTCACCAGCATCGCGCGCGGCAAGCTGAGTCTGAATTTCGCGCAGGTCAACCTCGCGACCCTGCTCGACAGCGCGGTCGACATGTCGTCGGTCGACATCGATGCGAAGCGGCTGCATATCGATACCCGCCTGCGGGCGCGCGACACGACGGTCATGGGCGACGCCGCGCGGCTGCAGCAGATCCTCTGGAACATCGTCAAGAACGCCGTGAAATTCACGCCGAGCGATGGCGCGATCCGCATCGAAATGCACAATCCCGATCCGGTGCATATCGCCGTCAGCGTCACCGATACCGGCATCGGCATCGACGCCGCCGCGCTGTCGCGGATCTTCTCGGCGTTCGAACAGGCGGATGCGTCGATCGGCCCGGCGTTCGGCGGCCTCGGGCTGGGCCTCGCGATCGCGCACACGCTGGCGCTCAAGCACGACGGGACGATCGAAGCGACGAGCGCGGGCCGCGGCCGCGGCGCCTGTTTCACGCTGACCCTGCCGCTGGTCGAGGCGGCGCCGCTGACGGGCGACGCGCCGGCGGCGAGCGTGGTCGACCCGGCCGCCAGCCGCGCACTGAACGTCCTGCTCGTCGAGGACAACGTGCATACGTCGATGGCAATGGCCCAGTTGCTCGAGGTGTTCGGCCATCGCGTCGCGGTTGCCGCGAGCGTGGGCGCGGCGCGCGTGCTGACCGACGCCGATCGCTACGATGTCCTGATCAGCGACATCGGCCTGCCCGACGGCAGCGGGCTCGACGTGGTGCGGTACTGGAACGGCGTGCAGGACGGCGCGCCGTCCATCGCGATCACGGGCTACGGCATGGAAGAAGACATCCGCCGCAGTCGCGATGCGGGTTTCGCGAACCATATTACAAAACCGGTAAACTTCGACCGGCTCGAAGCCTTGCTGGACGTGATCGCGCAAAGTCCCGCTGCCCGCGAAAAACGCGTGCCCCCGACCGAATAG
- a CDS encoding response regulator, which translates to MLKPILLVEDNPSDLELTLVALERSQLANQVVVTRDGVEAIEYLSAAGNWAGRPAGHPAVILLDLKLPRIDGLEVLEHIRTTPELKSIPVVMLTSSREEQDLVRSYELGVNAYVVKPVVFKEFVDAISDLGMFWAMLNEPPPGSARVERKPSLG; encoded by the coding sequence ATGCTCAAACCGATTCTTCTCGTCGAAGACAACCCGAGCGACCTGGAGCTGACGCTCGTCGCGCTCGAGCGCAGCCAGCTCGCCAACCAGGTCGTGGTCACGCGCGATGGCGTCGAGGCGATCGAATACCTGAGCGCGGCGGGCAACTGGGCGGGGCGGCCCGCGGGGCATCCCGCGGTCATCCTGCTCGACCTGAAGCTGCCGAGGATCGACGGCCTGGAGGTGCTGGAACATATCCGCACCACCCCCGAGCTGAAGAGCATTCCCGTGGTCATGCTGACCTCCTCGAGGGAGGAGCAGGATCTGGTGCGCAGCTATGAGCTGGGCGTGAACGCCTATGTCGTGAAACCGGTGGTCTTCAAGGAATTCGTCGACGCGATTTCCGATCTCGGCATGTTCTGGGCCATGCTCAACGAGCCGCCGCCCGGCTCGGCGCGCGTCGAGCGCAAACCCAGTCTCGGGTGA
- the mscL gene encoding large conductance mechanosensitive channel protein MscL encodes MSIVREFRDFAIKGNVVDLAVGVIIGGAFSTIVNSVVKDMIMPVVGLAVGGLDFSNLFIRIGHLPETFHGNPASYADLQKAGVAAIGYGNFLTVLLNFIILAFIIFLMVKGINRLRTAAHLEQAAAAPAIAEEVLLLRDIRDALHTTGGAPRNVS; translated from the coding sequence ATGAGTATCGTTCGTGAATTTCGGGACTTCGCCATAAAGGGCAATGTCGTCGACCTGGCCGTCGGGGTGATCATCGGGGGCGCCTTCTCGACCATCGTCAATTCGGTCGTCAAGGACATGATCATGCCGGTCGTGGGCCTGGCGGTCGGCGGCCTCGACTTCTCCAATCTGTTCATTCGCATCGGCCACCTGCCGGAGACGTTCCACGGTAACCCCGCGTCGTACGCCGACCTGCAGAAAGCCGGCGTGGCGGCCATCGGCTATGGCAATTTTCTTACCGTGCTGCTGAATTTCATCATTCTGGCCTTCATCATCTTCCTCATGGTCAAGGGCATCAACCGCCTGCGTACCGCCGCGCATCTCGAACAGGCGGCGGCCGCACCCGCGATCGCCGAGGAAGTCCTGCTGCTGCGCGATATCCGCGATGCGCTGCACACCACGGGTGGCGCCCCGCGCAACGTTTCCTGA
- a CDS encoding AsmA family protein: MGMKNRPAQDTPVARRSGGRLALKILAWVVGVLLILIVAVALFVAFFDWNRARPWINHKVSDELGRPFAINGDLSVRWRHPPDAPGWRGWIPWPHVRAKNITLANTDWARTPSMASVDQVDFDIAIPPLLVKHVVIPTIALSNPVVDIERKLDGRNNYTFATKSSGQPSAWSVDLHDITFGTGKVALLEESRKADLNATIDTLGNPIPFGDVLKQQSTVARDESAGVVGKQGAAQFRKAAVANEASQAQAASATSAASAAEAVSGAMAQTASGASGTASASAVASASSAAVARVAPQSIDPYKIAWTIAGKYNGTPVSGSGKLGEVLSLRDATRPFPLQADVKIGDTRIALVGTLTDPVHLASLDLRLWLQGTSLSHLYALTGVTLPSSPPFATEGRLVGEFKKSGDIFRYQNFTGRVGGSDLNGTLVYEGVKPRPRLSGALVSHLLQFSDLAPLIGADSNKSKEVRGATTKQPADKALPVEEFRTDRWKAIDANVEFTGKRILRDKDLPITDLYTHVIMTDGVLKLVPLRFGVAGGNITSDINLDGSTTPLKAKMSLGARHVKLKQLFPTSKTMQQALGEINGEGALSATGNSPAALAASSNGEIKLLVNQGAVSAFLMEAAGLNIANAVVEKLFGNRDVKINCAASDFVVTNGKLDSKVFIVDTDDAVINVDGSIDLKSETMDLGVHPHTKGFRVFSLRSPLYVKGTFKKPSIGVNPVPLALKGAGAIVLGLINPFAALIPLLSPSHNTDTPCSQLLAAMNKSTKAPPPGQKMSPHAADATVRAVTGKTAK, encoded by the coding sequence ATGGGAATGAAAAACAGGCCGGCACAGGACACACCCGTGGCACGACGCTCGGGCGGCAGACTGGCATTGAAGATTCTGGCGTGGGTCGTCGGCGTGCTGCTGATCTTGATCGTCGCGGTAGCGCTTTTCGTGGCGTTCTTCGACTGGAACCGGGCGCGTCCCTGGATCAATCACAAGGTGTCCGACGAACTGGGCCGGCCCTTCGCGATCAATGGCGATCTGAGCGTGCGCTGGCGGCACCCACCTGACGCGCCCGGCTGGCGCGGCTGGATTCCCTGGCCGCATGTGCGCGCCAAGAACATCACCCTCGCCAATACCGACTGGGCGCGCACGCCGAGCATGGCGAGCGTCGACCAGGTCGACTTCGATATCGCCATCCCGCCGTTGCTGGTCAAGCATGTGGTCATTCCAACGATCGCGCTGAGCAATCCGGTGGTGGACATCGAACGCAAGCTCGACGGCCGCAACAACTATACTTTCGCGACCAAGAGCAGCGGCCAGCCGAGCGCCTGGAGCGTGGACCTGCACGACATCACGTTCGGCACCGGCAAGGTGGCATTGCTGGAGGAGAGCCGCAAGGCCGACCTGAACGCCACGATCGACACGCTTGGCAATCCGATTCCGTTTGGCGACGTGCTCAAGCAGCAGTCCACCGTCGCGCGCGACGAATCCGCGGGCGTGGTCGGCAAGCAGGGCGCGGCGCAGTTCCGCAAGGCCGCGGTGGCCAACGAGGCGTCGCAGGCGCAGGCGGCCTCTGCCACCAGCGCCGCGTCGGCGGCCGAAGCGGTGTCGGGCGCGATGGCGCAGACGGCATCCGGAGCGAGCGGCACGGCGAGCGCGTCCGCTGTCGCCAGCGCATCGTCGGCCGCGGTGGCCCGGGTGGCCCCGCAGTCGATCGATCCGTACAAGATCGCGTGGACGATCGCCGGCAAGTACAACGGTACGCCCGTCAGCGGCTCCGGCAAGCTGGGCGAGGTATTGTCGCTGCGCGACGCGACCCGTCCGTTCCCGCTGCAGGCGGACGTGAAGATCGGCGACACGCGCATCGCGCTGGTGGGGACGCTGACCGATCCGGTTCATCTGGCGTCGCTGGATCTTCGGCTGTGGCTGCAGGGCACGAGCCTGTCGCACCTGTATGCGCTCACGGGCGTCACGCTGCCGTCATCGCCGCCGTTCGCGACGGAAGGCCGGTTGGTGGGCGAATTCAAGAAGAGTGGCGACATCTTCCGCTACCAGAATTTCACCGGGCGCGTGGGTGGCAGCGATCTGAACGGTACGCTGGTGTATGAGGGCGTGAAGCCGCGCCCCCGGCTCTCCGGCGCGCTGGTGTCGCACCTGCTGCAGTTCTCCGACCTCGCACCGCTGATTGGCGCGGATTCGAACAAGAGCAAGGAGGTGCGCGGCGCGACGACCAAGCAGCCGGCGGACAAGGCCCTGCCGGTCGAGGAGTTCCGCACGGACCGCTGGAAGGCGATCGATGCCAACGTCGAGTTCACCGGGAAACGCATCCTGCGCGACAAGGATCTGCCGATCACGGATCTGTACACCCACGTGATCATGACCGACGGCGTGCTGAAACTGGTGCCGCTGCGTTTCGGCGTCGCGGGCGGCAACATCACGTCCGATATCAACCTGGACGGCAGCACCACGCCGTTGAAGGCGAAGATGTCGCTGGGCGCGCGGCACGTCAAGCTCAAGCAACTCTTCCCGACGTCGAAGACGATGCAGCAAGCGTTGGGCGAGATCAATGGCGAAGGCGCATTGTCCGCCACGGGCAATTCTCCCGCGGCGTTGGCCGCCTCGTCGAATGGTGAAATCAAGCTGTTGGTCAATCAAGGCGCGGTCAGCGCGTTCCTGATGGAGGCGGCGGGACTGAATATCGCCAACGCGGTGGTGGAGAAGCTTTTCGGCAACCGCGACGTGAAGATCAATTGCGCGGCATCCGATTTTGTCGTGACCAACGGCAAGCTCGATTCCAAGGTGTTCATCGTGGATACCGACGACGCGGTGATCAATGTCGACGGCTCGATCGATTTGAAGTCCGAGACGATGGACCTGGGCGTGCATCCGCACACGAAGGGCTTCCGGGTGTTTTCGTTGCGCTCGCCCCTGTATGTGAAAGGCACCTTCAAGAAGCCGAGCATCGGCGTGAATCCCGTGCCGCTCGCGCTCAAGGGCGCGGGCGCGATCGTGCTGGGGCTGATCAACCCGTTCGCGGCGCTGATTCCATTGCTCTCGCCCAGCCATAACACCGACACGCCGTGCAGCCAGTTGCTGGCGGCGATGAACAAGAGCACGAAAGCGCCGCCGCCGGGACAGAAGATGTCGCCGCACGCAGCCGATGCCACGGTACGTGCCGTGACGGGAAAGACGGCGAAGTAA
- a CDS encoding DUF1656 domain-containing protein: MSDLTSTLPGWLTLLHRWLASWTLPRETSLGGAYVPTLMVVFVGCGALTWLIDLGLARAGAYRFIWHPPLFRISLFVCLLSVAGLALYG, encoded by the coding sequence ATGAGCGACCTCACGTCCACGCTGCCCGGCTGGCTGACGCTCCTGCACCGCTGGCTCGCGTCCTGGACCCTGCCGCGCGAAACCTCGCTCGGCGGCGCCTACGTGCCCACCCTGATGGTGGTCTTCGTCGGCTGCGGCGCACTGACCTGGTTGATCGACCTCGGTCTCGCGCGTGCCGGTGCCTACCGCTTCATCTGGCACCCGCCGCTGTTTCGCATCAGCCTGTTCGTCTGCCTGCTGTCGGTGGCGGGCCTGGCGCTATACGGCTGA
- a CDS encoding dodecin, with translation MSNHVYKKIELTGSSEVSIEDAVQSAIAKASATLRNLEWFEITETRGHLQDGKVAHWQVTLKVGLRIDD, from the coding sequence ATGAGCAATCACGTATACAAGAAAATCGAATTGACCGGTTCATCCGAAGTGTCGATCGAAGACGCCGTGCAATCGGCGATCGCCAAGGCCTCGGCGACGCTGCGTAACCTGGAATGGTTCGAAATCACCGAAACCCGCGGTCACCTGCAGGACGGCAAGGTCGCGCATTGGCAGGTAACGCTCAAGGTCGGCCTGCGCATCGACGACTGA
- a CDS encoding efflux RND transporter periplasmic adaptor subunit, which translates to MTIKNLFSVCVTLCIFAVAILAGRLLWQHYMDAPWTRDARVRADIVNVAPDVSGMIVDLPVHDNQFVHRGELLMQIDPERYRIAVAEAQALLAARGADLQMRRRDAARRADLDSLVVSSESRENAVRSADSAAAQYQAAQAQLDAARLNLSRTRVLAPVDGYVTNLLTHRGDYAAAGVARVALIDSASFWVYGYFEETKLPHIKVGDAARMQMMSGEQLQGHVESIARGITDRDNPVGHELISDVNPTFNWVRLAQRVPVRIHIDAVPPGMLLAAGTTCTVVVTPAAAGTGADTGADTDAAGPGRPAGPRHQPLR; encoded by the coding sequence GTGACGATCAAGAATCTCTTCAGCGTGTGCGTGACGCTGTGCATTTTCGCCGTGGCGATCCTGGCCGGACGCCTGCTGTGGCAGCACTATATGGACGCGCCCTGGACGCGCGACGCACGCGTGCGGGCCGACATCGTCAATGTCGCTCCGGACGTTTCGGGAATGATCGTGGACCTGCCGGTGCACGACAATCAATTCGTGCATCGCGGCGAACTGCTCATGCAGATCGATCCCGAACGTTACCGGATCGCCGTCGCCGAAGCCCAGGCGCTATTGGCCGCGCGCGGCGCGGACCTGCAGATGCGGCGCCGCGACGCCGCGCGCCGTGCCGATCTCGACAGTCTCGTGGTGTCGAGCGAATCCCGCGAAAACGCCGTGCGCAGCGCCGATTCGGCCGCCGCGCAATACCAGGCCGCGCAGGCGCAACTCGACGCGGCGCGCCTGAATCTGTCGCGAACCCGCGTGCTCGCACCGGTGGACGGCTACGTCACGAATCTGCTCACGCATCGCGGTGACTACGCCGCCGCAGGAGTCGCGCGCGTCGCCCTCATCGACAGCGCGTCGTTCTGGGTCTACGGCTATTTCGAGGAAACCAAGCTGCCCCATATCAAGGTCGGCGATGCCGCGCGCATGCAGATGATGAGCGGCGAACAGTTGCAGGGACACGTCGAGAGCATCGCCCGGGGCATCACCGACCGGGACAACCCGGTCGGCCACGAACTCATATCGGACGTCAATCCGACGTTCAACTGGGTCCGTCTCGCGCAGCGGGTGCCCGTTCGCATCCATATCGACGCCGTTCCGCCCGGCATGCTGCTGGCCGCTGGCACGACCTGCACGGTCGTCGTCACGCCGGCGGCGGCCGGTACCGGGGCCGACACCGGGGCCGACACCGACGCCGCCGGGCCGGGCCGGCCGGCGGGACCACGGCACCAGCCGCTGCGCTGA
- a CDS encoding FUSC family protein, which produces MSGGLPSPNRPGTAPSGAAPRVPLRRALADTARDWYHTEGPLWVHVGKAVFAGLLALYLAMRLELPSPRTALTTVFVVMTPQSGMVLSKSFYRLLGTLAGLTAMLTLISLFSQAHALFLAGLAAWIGVCTAGSARNRHFRSYGFLLAGYTAALVGVTNAEAPLGAFDASVTRAIEVSLGILCSAVVSSVIFPRYASAALQTHVRARFGGFVEFVRAALRGSIDRTAMERRNMGFIAEVVGLEALRSYTIFEDPVSRRMGAHIARFNGESMSVATRFHALHQLLERVRAQGAPWIVEAITPYLHELSEQLSIDGESVPNAAGAARVAAQLDGFKARLPARLRATRAAARVLPSAAAIAAVPHSQMRDFDSATELLYRFVVELHYFASTYAALRRSTPGNHAPERTRKGAADPGPDRADRDRANAWRYTPKTNGLMAAIAGARAGVTLLLVSAFWIFSGWPSGDFAAVTAGTVCALVSASPQPARAAVQMSIGSALACLAGYVFTFHVLVDRSGFLLMAAGLAPFLMFGAWLTTRRNGMGAGMGFCIFFCFLAGPDNRNNYDVLVYVNNCIALMVAMGVSAAAFGILLPPTTGWLLRRMAADLRRQVGVAGFGKLAGLAHRFDNQTRDYMFQIGGLTAEKPAEQRAMLGWMFAVLEIGHALIELREEFASLPAALARDPLYQPGSRWRQPLRALRRGLVELFERPSAARWRTAADLTTRALAQTEAMLPIARERDERQRLQRILSYLHFIHTALLDPQSPLAACGGAATASMARRDPPASSPAPSR; this is translated from the coding sequence ATGAGCGGCGGCCTGCCTTCGCCGAATCGACCCGGCACGGCGCCGTCCGGTGCCGCGCCACGCGTGCCGCTGCGCCGGGCGCTGGCGGATACCGCGCGCGACTGGTACCACACGGAAGGCCCCCTGTGGGTGCATGTCGGCAAGGCCGTGTTCGCGGGTCTGCTCGCGCTCTACCTGGCGATGCGTCTGGAACTGCCCTCGCCCCGCACCGCGCTGACGACGGTATTCGTCGTCATGACGCCGCAAAGCGGGATGGTGCTGTCGAAAAGCTTCTACCGCCTGCTCGGCACGCTGGCCGGTCTGACGGCGATGCTCACGCTCATCAGCCTGTTTTCCCAGGCCCATGCGCTGTTCCTGGCGGGCCTGGCAGCGTGGATCGGCGTCTGCACGGCAGGTTCGGCACGCAATCGCCATTTCCGTTCGTATGGCTTTCTGCTCGCGGGCTACACCGCCGCCCTGGTCGGCGTGACGAACGCCGAGGCGCCGCTGGGCGCGTTCGACGCCAGCGTCACGCGCGCGATCGAAGTGAGTCTGGGCATTCTCTGCTCGGCCGTGGTCAGTTCGGTGATCTTTCCGCGCTATGCGTCGGCCGCGTTGCAGACACACGTGCGCGCGCGCTTCGGCGGCTTCGTCGAATTCGTGCGCGCCGCACTGCGGGGCAGCATCGACCGCACGGCGATGGAGCGGCGCAACATGGGGTTCATCGCCGAAGTGGTCGGCCTCGAAGCCCTGCGCAGCTATACGATCTTCGAGGATCCGGTCTCACGCCGCATGGGCGCCCACATCGCGCGCTTCAATGGCGAATCGATGAGCGTGGCGACACGCTTTCATGCGCTGCATCAATTGCTCGAACGCGTGCGTGCGCAAGGCGCGCCCTGGATCGTCGAGGCGATCACGCCCTACCTGCACGAGTTGAGCGAGCAACTGAGCATCGATGGCGAATCGGTGCCGAACGCGGCCGGTGCGGCGCGCGTCGCCGCGCAGCTGGACGGCTTCAAGGCGCGGCTGCCGGCACGCCTGCGCGCCACGCGCGCCGCGGCGCGCGTCTTGCCGTCCGCTGCGGCGATCGCCGCAGTGCCGCACAGTCAGATGCGGGATTTCGATAGCGCCACCGAACTCCTGTATCGGTTCGTCGTCGAACTGCATTACTTCGCGTCGACCTATGCCGCGCTGCGCCGTTCCACCCCGGGCAACCACGCTCCCGAACGCACCCGGAAGGGCGCCGCCGATCCAGGGCCCGACCGCGCCGACCGGGACCGCGCCAACGCATGGCGCTATACGCCGAAGACGAACGGTCTGATGGCCGCGATCGCCGGCGCGCGCGCCGGCGTCACGCTGTTGCTGGTGTCGGCGTTCTGGATCTTCAGCGGCTGGCCATCGGGCGACTTCGCCGCCGTGACCGCCGGTACGGTCTGCGCGCTGGTGTCGGCATCGCCCCAACCCGCCCGCGCCGCGGTCCAGATGTCCATCGGTTCCGCCCTTGCCTGCCTGGCAGGTTATGTCTTCACGTTCCACGTGCTGGTCGACCGCTCCGGCTTCCTGCTGATGGCCGCGGGGCTTGCCCCTTTCTTAATGTTCGGCGCGTGGCTGACGACACGGCGCAACGGCATGGGCGCGGGAATGGGCTTCTGCATCTTTTTCTGCTTCCTTGCCGGCCCGGACAACCGGAACAATTACGATGTGCTCGTCTATGTCAACAACTGCATCGCCCTGATGGTGGCCATGGGCGTCAGCGCCGCGGCGTTCGGCATCCTCCTGCCGCCCACCACCGGCTGGTTGCTGCGCCGCATGGCGGCGGACCTGCGGCGCCAGGTCGGCGTCGCGGGCTTCGGCAAGCTCGCCGGTCTCGCGCATCGGTTCGACAACCAGACCCGCGACTACATGTTTCAGATCGGCGGCCTGACCGCTGAAAAACCCGCCGAGCAGCGCGCGATGCTCGGCTGGATGTTCGCCGTGCTCGAAATCGGCCATGCGCTGATCGAATTGCGCGAAGAATTCGCGTCCCTGCCGGCCGCCCTCGCCCGCGATCCGCTATACCAGCCGGGCTCGCGCTGGCGCCAGCCGCTGCGCGCGCTGCGCCGCGGTCTGGTCGAACTCTTCGAACGGCCCAGCGCGGCGCGCTGGCGCACGGCAGCGGACCTGACGACGCGGGCACTCGCGCAGACCGAGGCGATGCTGCCTATCGCGCGGGAGCGCGACGAACGCCAGCGCCTGCAGCGTATTCTCAGCTATCTGCATTTCATCCATACCGCCCTGCTCGATCCGCAATCGCCGCTTGCGGCCTGCGGCGGGGCCGCAACGGCATCCATGGCGCGACGCGATCCCCCCGCGTCCTCACCGGCGCCGTCGCGATGA